Sequence from the Salinicoccus sp. Bachu38 genome:
TCAAAAGGTGGGTAACCGTAAGGGCCAGGTCTGTTGCGGTGGAACCTTCCGGCAACTTTCCGGCCAATTTGACTCCAACCACTTTAGGATCTCCCAGATACAGGGATTCACCGAGCATTGCTGCCTCTGCTTCTATCCCCCCAACTCCATATCCGACAATACCGAGCCCGTTGATCATTGTCGTATGGGAATCGGCACCTACCAAGGAATCCGGATATACGATTGACTTATCCTCTTCTTTTTGGATTCTCACTACTTCTGATATGTACTCCAAGTTGATCTGATGCATGATGCCGGAAGAAGGAGGGAACACTCTGAAGTTATCAAAATTATTCTGAGCCCATTTTAAGAACTGAAAGCGTTCCTTGTTCCTCTCAAACTCTCTAGTTTCATTCATTTCAATCGCCAGTTGATTAGCTGAAGCATCAACAATCAGTGAATGGTCGATAACCAGGTCTATGGGAATGACTGGATTGACCCTATCCGTATCCGTCCCATGGTCTTTTGCATAATCTCTTAAAAGGGCCATATCGACAAGCGCAGGTACACCCGTTGTGTCATGAAATAATATGCGATGGGGTTTGAATGCGATCTCTTCGATCTTTTCCTCTCCAGTCCCCCACCCCGCCAAAGGCTCAATATGCTTTTCTGTTATCTTATGATCATCGAAGTTCCGGATGCTTGACTCCAATATCACTCTCAAAGAATAGGGAAGGTATTTCATATTACCGCCATGATCTTGTACCAATTCTTCCAGTGAATAATAATAATAATCCTGTCCACCGGATGAGAATGATTTCAAATAAATTTTTTTATCCATAGATTACACTCCCGAACTTTGCTTACTTTTCAGTATATTGAAAGCGCAATCATAAAGGAAATAGGTATTATTTATCAAAGTCTATAACCTATTGGAATATCACTATCAACCGTCGTTTTTACTGAAGTCAATTGCACTCAGATACTCAATGAATGTTTTCATAACTTTGATATTTTCCGTTCTTTTGGAATAGAACATCCAGGAGTGCCTGACTATCAACTGATTGTCTTCATCAAAGATATCATTGATGTGCATGCCGGGGACATCTTCCACCACGAACTTTGGCAGTATGGCATACCCTAAACCGGAGGCCACCATCTCTCTGCATATATCCGTTCTGGACACAACAATTGATATGTTGGGGGCTTGGCTGTAATTCTGCATCCACCATCTGTCTATCAGTTCATGCAGTTTATAATCAGTACGATAGTCGACCCGTTCAGCTTCAGGAAGCTTTTCCAAATCCAAAGGCTTCATCGAAGCAATACACATCGGTTCCTCGAATAGCAGGTGTTTTCCTTCCCGCCATGTGTAGTCCCCCCGGACAAATGCTATATCCACTTCGTCGTTCTGCAGCTTCTTCAGCATATCCTGACTCCACCCCGTTTCGACTTTGAATTCGACTTTGGGGTACTTCTCCTTGAAATCCGATAGGACTGCAGGCAATCTGTATCTCATCATAAAATTGGAAGCACTGATTTTTATTGTTCCTGATAACGATTCATTCATCCTTTGAATACCATTTTCAATGCTTTCTACTTTCTTGATTATCTTTGAAGCTTTATTCGCCAGAAATTCTCCTTGTGGCGTCAGCTGGGAACCTCTATTTGTCCTATAGAGTATATTGACATCCAGCTCTTTTTCCAATTGCTGTATCCTTTTGGTAACTGCCGGCTGGGTCAGATATATCTTTTTGGAAGCACGTGATATATTGCCTTCTTTACTGATTGTTTCCAGAATTACCCAATCTTTAAAATTCATATCCGCACTCCTCTATACTTCCATTCCGTCCATGTTGAACTCCGTCAGCGGATGGGATTTTGCGAACAGCTTCTCGAGCTGATGGTTGATTGCGGTGATGGGATAGCGCTCCCGGTAGTTCGTCGCCCTGACCTTCTCATATGTCGGGACGTAGTCGGGATGCTTCGGATCCGCCAGGATTTCGAGCACGTCCGGCAGACGTGCAGCACCCCCGATATTCTCGATCGGTGCAGGTCCTTCGTAGTTCCGGATGGCGGGAATCGCCCGATGGATGTTCGCCGTCTCCCGGAGGGCAGCCGCCACCCGGTAGGAATCGCCATATACATATTCAAGCGGGTTGAACTGGTCGAATACGGCGTCGACCTGGGTGAAGCTTGCGGCCATCTGCATGTGTCCCGGATCCGCTTCATTCATCTGATTCAACGTTTCGAATATCGTGATGTCTCCTGTCCTGAACTCTGCGTCATGCTTTCGCTGCCAGCCCATGGCCTTCTGGATGACGAGGTGCAGCTCGAAAAAGTTGATGCCTGCCGGGACGATGATCTCCCGACTGATCGGAAAATCGATATCCTTGACGGTGAGCGTCATGACATAGGCATTATAGTCCCCACCCTGCCTCTGGCGATTGGTCGTTTTCGGACTGCGCCGGTGCCGGTCTTCGACCGTCTTGAAATTGACCTGCGCGAGCGCCTGGCGCACCGCTTCATGCATGACGTAGTAGTCGGCATGGACTTTGACGAGCAGGCCGACCTCCTTTGCCGTCTCCCACCTCGAGCTTGCTTCATAGACATTGAATCCTTTTTCGACATTCTCCCTGATGAGCGTGTACTCTTCAAAACCAAGCTGAAGCAGGATCCCTTCCAGATACTTCGGATGGGTGACGACGGACGTGATGTGCCGCAGGTAGTCCTCCTTCTGATGGCCGTCGGGTTCGACATTGAGCCGTTTCAGTGTTGCACGCAACGTACGCCACGTCAGATTGTCATACAGCCAGTAGATCGGTCCCCCGTATATGCGGTCAAGCTGCCGAACCTCCTCCGGATCCAGCGGTTCGTCCTTATGGATGTACATCGGATGGCCTGGAAGGATGCCGCTCTCCTTCAATATGGCATGGAGACCCTGGATGATGTCATGATGGATGACACCCGCCCCGTCGCCCGCCTCGAGTATGTACTGGTAGTCGATCAGGACGGGATAGCTGGCGACGTCATATGCCACATAATGCAGATGATCGCCGCTCTCGATGTCCACGAGATGGCTGATGAGCTCGACTTCCGTCATCGACAGCATGCCGGTCACGGGTGACCAGCCATCGAGTCCGCCGACTTCCGCCTCCTTGTACTCTACGAGTGCTTCGATCGACTCGAAGGACCGGTCATTGATCAGATTGGCGCGTACGAGTTCATTCTCCTGCAGAAAATGAATGAAAAACTGATGCAGATCCATTGTACCGCCTCCTCATCTGATCTCGTCCATCCGGTTGTAGAATGGCTCCAGTGCCCGGCCGAGTTCGATATATACGCTCATGATCTCCTGGTACTTCATATATACCGCCTCATCCGGAACATATGCATCACTTTCGCCGACAAAATCTCCGGCCTCGTCCAGATCCTTCATTTCTCCGATGGCATACAATCCGAGCAGACAGGCGCCGAAGGCGCTGGATTCATATGATTTCGGTACGGTCAGCTGTTCGCCGAACACATCGGCCATGAGCTGCTTCCACATCTCGCTTCTGGCGAAACCGCCGCTTGCCTTGATGCTGCCCACGCTGTCCATCTGCTCCCGGAGTGCCAGATACACACTGTAGAGGTTGTAGACGACGCCTTCCATCGCGGCACGGATCATGTGCTTCCGTTCATGCGACAGTGTCAGACCGTAGAAGGAGCCGACCGCCTTGGCATTCCAGAGCGGCGCGCGTTCCCCTGCGAGATACGGGTGGAAGATGAGGCCATTGCTTCCCGGGCCGACATCCCTTGCTGCCTGTGTCATCACTTCATACGGGTCCTTGCCGGAGGACTCCGCTTCGCCGACTTCCTCCGTGCACAGTTCATCCCGGATCCACCGCAGGATGACACCGCCGTTGTTCACCGGCCCGCCGATGACATAGTGGCTATCCGTCAGATGGTAGCAGAACGTCCGCATCTTCACATCCGTCTTCGGCGCATCAATGACCGTACGGATGGCACCGCTTGTACCGATTGTGATCGCAATGTCCCCCTTCTGGATGGCATTGACACCGAGGTTCGCCAGCACGCCGTCACTCGCGCCGGCGATGATCTTCGTCTTCTCGGCGAGGCCGAGGTTCTGATGCATTTTATTCAGTGATGGATACACTTTCGTCGTATCGACGATATCCGGCAGCTGGGCTGTGTCCAGACCAAGGATTTCAAGCACTTCCGTGTCCCAGCGGGACGTTTCCAAGTTCATCATGCCCATGCTGCTGGCGACGGACTTGTCGACTTCATAGACACCGGTCAGGTGGTGCAGCACATATTCCTTGATGCCGACGACCTTGCCGATCCGGCTGTACATTTCGGGATGCGCCGCCTTGAAATAAAGCAGCTTGATGAATGGGCTCATCGGGTGGACCGGTGTGCCGGTCCGCCTGTATATCCCGACGCCGCGTTCAGTATTCCATGCTTCCGCCACATCTTCACTGCGGCGGTCGGCCCAGGTGATGCATTCGGTCAGCCGGCTGCCTGACTTGTCGAGCAGGATCAGGCTGTGCATGGCGGATGAGCAGGATATGAACTCGATGCTGTTGCTGCAGCGGTTGCGCGCGACGAGTGCCTTGATCGCCTCCATCGACTTCTCCAGGAT
This genomic interval carries:
- a CDS encoding LysR family transcriptional regulator, with the translated sequence MNFKDWVILETISKEGNISRASKKIYLTQPAVTKRIQQLEKELDVNILYRTNRGSQLTPQGEFLANKASKIIKKVESIENGIQRMNESLSGTIKISASNFMMRYRLPAVLSDFKEKYPKVEFKVETGWSQDMLKKLQNDEVDIAFVRGDYTWREGKHLLFEEPMCIASMKPLDLEKLPEAERVDYRTDYKLHELIDRWWMQNYSQAPNISIVVSRTDICREMVASGLGYAILPKFVVEDVPGMHINDIFDEDNQLIVRHSWMFYSKRTENIKVMKTFIEYLSAIDFSKNDG
- a CDS encoding plasmid pRiA4b ORF-3 family protein, producing MDLHQFFIHFLQENELVRANLINDRSFESIEALVEYKEAEVGGLDGWSPVTGMLSMTEVELISHLVDIESGDHLHYVAYDVASYPVLIDYQYILEAGDGAGVIHHDIIQGLHAILKESGILPGHPMYIHKDEPLDPEEVRQLDRIYGGPIYWLYDNLTWRTLRATLKRLNVEPDGHQKEDYLRHITSVVTHPKYLEGILLQLGFEEYTLIRENVEKGFNVYEASSRWETAKEVGLLVKVHADYYVMHEAVRQALAQVNFKTVEDRHRRSPKTTNRQRQGGDYNAYVMTLTVKDIDFPISREIIVPAGINFFELHLVIQKAMGWQRKHDAEFRTGDITIFETLNQMNEADPGHMQMAASFTQVDAVFDQFNPLEYVYGDSYRVAAALRETANIHRAIPAIRNYEGPAPIENIGGAARLPDVLEILADPKHPDYVPTYEKVRATNYRERYPITAINHQLEKLFAKSHPLTEFNMDGMEV
- the gntK gene encoding gluconokinase, yielding MKKYMMGLDLGTTAVKAVLFNTTGEYIDKETQHYPLHTPNVHIAEQDPDEILEKSMEAIKALVARNRCSNSIEFISCSSAMHSLILLDKSGSRLTECITWADRRSEDVAEAWNTERGVGIYRRTGTPVHPMSPFIKLLYFKAAHPEMYSRIGKVVGIKEYVLHHLTGVYEVDKSVASSMGMMNLETSRWDTEVLEILGLDTAQLPDIVDTTKVYPSLNKMHQNLGLAEKTKIIAGASDGVLANLGVNAIQKGDIAITIGTSGAIRTVIDAPKTDVKMRTFCYHLTDSHYVIGGPVNNGGVILRWIRDELCTEEVGEAESSGKDPYEVMTQAARDVGPGSNGLIFHPYLAGERAPLWNAKAVGSFYGLTLSHERKHMIRAAMEGVVYNLYSVYLALREQMDSVGSIKASGGFARSEMWKQLMADVFGEQLTVPKSYESSAFGACLLGLYAIGEMKDLDEAGDFVGESDAYVPDEAVYMKYQEIMSVYIELGRALEPFYNRMDEIR